CTGATGTTTGAGTAACTTGGCCGCAGCAATACCAGAACGACCCACACCAATCACTAAAGCCTGACCCATACCCTTACCGAACAGAGAATAAATATCGCTGATTGTATCGGATTATGGAGCCATCACCCTAGCCAAACCGATAGCCAAAGCCCCGCACAGTAATCAAATATTCCGGTTGACTAGGATCAACTTCGAGCTTTTCCCGGAGCCAACGGATATGCACATCGACTGTTTTTGTATCACCAAGAAAATCTGCCCCCCACACTTGATCAATCAGCTGATCCCGTGACCAAACCCGGCGAGGATAGCCCATAAACAGCTCCAGCAATTTATATTCCTTGGGCGATAAATTCGCTTCCTCACCCCGCACCACCACGCGGCATTCCTCCGGAAATAAAGAAATATCCTTAAACTGACGTACCGTTTGCTGAGGCGTGCTTTTAATAAATTGCTGGCGACGCAACAATGCCCGACAACGCGCCACCAATTCCCGCAAACTAAATGGCTTCGTTAAATAATCATCCGCACCAACTTCTAAGCCCAAAACCCGATCCGTTTCACTGGCTTTCGCACTCAAAATCAAAATAGGAATCGTATTACCCTGATACCGCAAAAAACGACATAAATCGAGGCCGTTAACCTGCGGCAGCATAATATCAAGAATCAACAGATCCAAAGGCATATCCGGCGCATTAAACTCCGGATTTTGCAGCATATTAAGCGCGGTTCGACCATTATCGGCAAAGAAAACTTCATAGCCTTCCTCTTGCAATCCCATGACAATCATGTCGCGGATTACTTCCTCGTCCTCAACCACTAAAATTCGTGCTTTGGTTGATAGCTCAGCATCTAAAGTGTTTGACATCAAATCAAGGGAAAGCATAGTTTTTTTTAATGTATGACTTTACGCAAACATATACACCAAAAGGTATAAATTTGGCTAGGGGAAAATAATTTATTCTTCGCGCTTCTTCGTCTCAAAATGAACGCTCAGCTAAAACAGGAGCCTGTTCGAGGCGGCGAGCTTGGGTCAACATTGCTTGGCGATCGCCCGCAGTCCAATGGCGAGGTTCACAATGGTGGGCAATTAATAGGCCCCAAAGGCGATCGTGGACAATGACCGGAATTACAAGGTTTGCACGCACCTGAATAGATCGCAAAAAATTGAGGTGACATTCTTCATAGCCAATGCACTCAATATCATCTACCTGAGAAATACGGCCCTCCAGATAAAGCTGCGCATAGGCACCATTAAAACAATCATCCGCACCGGTCGAACCCAAAATAGAGTACTGGAGGTGACTGAGGGATTCGGCGATAACCTGTCCCTTCCACTCACGATAAAAATAATATAAAACAACGCGATTAACCGCTAACTGTTGTTGCAGCTCATTAATTACATCCTGCAATAATCGGTTACGGGCAAGGGTTTTGTTCAAGCGCTCATTGACACGATTCAAACTGCGGTCAAACATCATAATTGAGATATATGGGAGGGCATCGGCAAATTTATCGACAAGATACGACTAAAGCACATAAGACATTAACCTCAACGCCTCAACCGATCTATGTGGTGACTCAATCTATGTGGTGGCTCAATGAATAATTAATGAGTCATAGGTCATCAAAATTAATTCATTAAACGAATTTATTAAACGCTAACACTATCTCTATGGCCAAGAATATCATCAACACTATCTGGATTCCAAAAGATATCATTGAAGCTCACTGAAACTATATCTCACTTATCGAAATTTCAACTTAAGCTTGTCTGGAACTTTTCTCGCCATAACCAATAATCTTTAGTTCAGGAAATACGGTAAAAATATCGGAACTTGAGATGCCATTAGCCAAAAAAAAGGCTAGCGATCGCCGAAACGATCTTAGCCTTTACCTTGCTCAAAGGGAGAGCGCTGATGAATTGAGATAGTCTGTCTAGCAAAAAAGCGACTAACTCATAGCGTTTAACCGGGCAGGGCGATCGCCTAGTAAACCTCTACATGCCAACGGTGCTCCTTCTTCATTGCTTTCTTCATCTCTTCCCAGTCCATACCACGCTTTTCCGCTTCCGTAGTAAAAGTATCAGAAATAGGAGGCTCCATGCCCTTCAGACCACACATATAAACATGGGTATTAGGCTTCTGGATAAGTTCAAACAACTCATCTGCATACTCACTCACACGGCTTTGAACATACATCTTGCCGCCTTCTGCCGTCTTTTGCTCACGACTAATCGCGTAGGTTAGTTTGAAATTATCGGGATAATCTGCAGCCATCTTCTCAAAATCATCTTTGTAGAGAATATTGGCAGTGTAAGGAACACCAAAGATTAACCAAGCCTTGCCACGGAACTTATAGTCCTCATGCTGCTCCTTAAACATACGCCACAAGAAAGCACGGAAAGGTGCAATACCTGTACCCGTTGCAAGCATGACAATCGTTGCCTCTTCATCATCAGGCAAGAGCATTTCTTTACCGACAGGACCTGTGATACTTACTTCGTCGTCGCCAACGGGTAAGTTACAAAGGTAGGTAGAACAAACCCCCTGTACCTGTTCACCAGTTTCAGGATCTTCATACTCTAGCTGGCGCACACAAAGGGAGACCGTTTTGTTATCTTCCTTGTCACCATGGCGAGTAGAAGCGATGGAGTAAAGTCTTAATTTGTGAGGCTTACCGCGGCTTTCATCAATGCCGGGGGGAATAATACCAATACTTTGACCTTCGAGATAGCGTAGATCGCCTTCTGAGATATCAAAGGTAACGTGGCGAACAGTACCACTACCGCCTTCACTAACGAGTTCGTAGTTCTCGATGCATTTACCAATAAACGGTGTTTTCGGGCGGTAAATATTAACGGGGATGGTTTCGTCTGTTGTTTTAGGGTGAATGATCATAGAGGGTTGATATGCTTTTGCTGTTTGCAGAGAATCAATCCCATTCGCTTCAACACCTTCAGTTCCGGCTGGGCGGATACTGACGATTTTGCCTCCCATTTTGATGATGCGGTTCATCTCTTGGCTCATTCTGGAATAGGGAACAGTAAAAAACACACTGCCGCTTTTCCGAACCAGGGAATTTTCGTTGCAACCATCGCCGCCTAGCCCTACTACTTCGTAAATAAATTTACGGTTTGCGTAGGATTTTGTTCCGGCGGAGTTTGCTGTGCTTGTCATACCGTACATATATGTGCAGTTTCCC
This window of the [Limnothrix rosea] IAM M-220 genome carries:
- a CDS encoding winged helix-turn-helix domain-containing protein — protein: MLSLDLMSNTLDAELSTKARILVVEDEEVIRDMIVMGLQEEGYEVFFADNGRTALNMLQNPEFNAPDMPLDLLILDIMLPQVNGLDLCRFLRYQGNTIPILILSAKASETDRVLGLEVGADDYLTKPFSLRELVARCRALLRRQQFIKSTPQQTVRQFKDISLFPEECRVVVRGEEANLSPKEYKLLELFMGYPRRVWSRDQLIDQVWGADFLGDTKTVDVHIRWLREKLEVDPSQPEYLITVRGFGYRFG
- a CDS encoding GAF domain-containing protein gives rise to the protein MMFDRSLNRVNERLNKTLARNRLLQDVINELQQQLAVNRVVLYYFYREWKGQVIAESLSHLQYSILGSTGADDCFNGAYAQLYLEGRISQVDDIECIGYEECHLNFLRSIQVRANLVIPVIVHDRLWGLLIAHHCEPRHWTAGDRQAMLTQARRLEQAPVLAERSF
- the petH gene encoding ferredoxin--NADP reductase; translation: MYGMTSTANSAGTKSYANRKFIYEVVGLGGDGCNENSLVRKSGSVFFTVPYSRMSQEMNRIIKMGGKIVSIRPAGTEGVEANGIDSLQTAKAYQPSMIIHPKTTDETIPVNIYRPKTPFIGKCIENYELVSEGGSGTVRHVTFDISEGDLRYLEGQSIGIIPPGIDESRGKPHKLRLYSIASTRHGDKEDNKTVSLCVRQLEYEDPETGEQVQGVCSTYLCNLPVGDDEVSITGPVGKEMLLPDDEEATIVMLATGTGIAPFRAFLWRMFKEQHEDYKFRGKAWLIFGVPYTANILYKDDFEKMAADYPDNFKLTYAISREQKTAEGGKMYVQSRVSEYADELFELIQKPNTHVYMCGLKGMEPPISDTFTTEAEKRGMDWEEMKKAMKKEHRWHVEVY